GCTTTACGGCTGATCAGGCTTTGTAAATTGGTCACCATCTGGGCAGAGGCATAAATCGGGTCTTTACCTGCCCAAGGCATGGAGCCATGTACCTGACTGCCATTCACCTGAATACGTAAATGATCGGCACTATTCAAAATCGCACCATCTTTGTAGAAGATATTGCCACTTGGCATGCCTGCCATGACATGCATCCCGAAAATCACTTCAGGTTTTGGATTGTTCAAGGCACCGTCGGCAATCATTTTGCGTGAGCCAATCTGATCGCCATGAGTGAAGTTATCGATATCTGCACCGCCTTCTTCAGCCGGCTGGAATACGAATACCACTGTCCCCGCAATTTTATCTTTATTGGCGGCCAGAACTTTGGCTGCACCCAATAACATGGCGGTATGTGCGTCATGTCCACAGGCATGCATCACATAAGATTCTTTGCCTTGATAAAGGGCTTTTTGCTTGCTGGCGAAAGGCACGGGCGCAGTTTCTTTAATTGGCAATGCATCCATATCTGCGCGTAAGGCCATCACAGGGCCGGGTTTTGCACCTTTTAATACACCGATTACACCAGTTTTGGCATAGCCTTTACGTACTTCAATGCCATAGGATTTTAATTCTTTTTGGACCAGCTCCGAGGTTTTGAATTCCATGTTGCCCAGTTCAGGATGTTGGTGGATATGCTGGCGTAATTTGATAGTGTGTGCTTCAGCAGCTTGTACAGAATCATCAATCCAGTCGGCCAGGCTGAGCTGGCTACATAAAAGAAGAGAGAGACAAAGGGATATCTGCTTATACATGTTCATACTTCGGGAGAACCTTAAGAATTTGAAATGGTTAAAGAGATTCTTTAGGATGGCATACTGATCTAATTTTGACCAAAACTCTCTAAGTATTTTTTGATACCTTAAAGGTATTCTGGGTGTTAATATCTGTTCTCAAAGAGCTTTATTTGTTCTTTTACATTGTAAAAATATGTATCTAAATTGATTGTTTATATTTATAAGGTATGAAAATCATAAAAATTTCAGGCTGAAAAGGGATAAAAACGATCACATCTATATCAACAACTCGGATGAAGTGAAGATTTTTTAAACCTCTTAAACTTATTTTGGCACTTAGATTGCATTCATTCTTCCGTAATATTTTTATGACGGAAATTGAACGCATGTTAAAACCTTTGGCTTTATCTCTGGCAGTGGCTTCAAGCTTAAGTTTTATTTCGACAAGCATATGGGCTGAAGACTTTAAAATACTGAAACAGCTGGAAAATAAACCGACATTACTCAAAAGTGGTGAATATAAAGGTCATTATTATGTGCCGAGTACCTTGAATACCATTACGTGGGGTTATCTGCCAAATAAAGATGCAAAACCTGTTTTAACTGTCCCTTCAGGTAGCACAGTTACTTTCGATACGGTTTCACATGAAGGGCTGCTAGAAGATCAGGGCCGCAATGCAGAGAAATATTTCACATCAAAAGGCGTCAAGCCTGAGCATGTATTGGATGAAGCCAAGCTGATCACGAATTCCAAATTGAAACATGATTTCCATAAAGATGGACCACACATTAT
The nucleotide sequence above comes from Acinetobacter lwoffii. Encoded proteins:
- a CDS encoding amidohydrolase, whose translation is MYKQISLCLSLLLCSQLSLADWIDDSVQAAEAHTIKLRQHIHQHPELGNMEFKTSELVQKELKSYGIEVRKGYAKTGVIGVLKGAKPGPVMALRADMDALPIKETAPVPFASKQKALYQGKESYVMHACGHDAHTAMLLGAAKVLAANKDKIAGTVVFVFQPAEEGGADIDNFTHGDQIGSRKMIADGALNNPKPEVIFGMHVMAGMPSGNIFYKDGAILNSADHLRIQVNGSQVHGSMPWAGKDPIYASAQMVTNLQSLISRKADLTKGMGVVSIGSIQGGTTGNVIPDQVNMVGTIRSNSEDVRQGILKDLPKMLEHNAAANDVKVKVEIAPYAPVTTNDKTLTELMRPTLASVHDEDKLHVLDNNASASEDFAYYGQLMPSLFVFVGATPADQDPAKAAPNHNPNFIVDDATLKTGVESHVRFILDYPKVAEQVQANWKQKNKG